In a single window of the Acyrthosiphon pisum isolate AL4f chromosome X, pea_aphid_22Mar2018_4r6ur, whole genome shotgun sequence genome:
- the LOC100165628 gene encoding transcriptional adapter 3-A, with protein sequence MSPKKQTQHGEEPSGSRKLGRRSRKSHKSLSSNTPTTNNTKADCKSTTKIQAVVDKRVLSLSMLKPTQINSGSAVWYVTSQEEPDDIEKLITEDVFDNIQWECENMLSGIIVRKRQIKNVTNLISSVQKTGSQNNVENNSEQPMIVAKVNAKIFHDDECSSNLNSVEYEYDSSENELPPAAESAKRFWSLVKHYIADVREEDLKWLEDLVMSYDSKLDKIPPLGEHYTKRWVKEELKMQNQQASSSHQPNIKTRLADRVSPDVVELINRANNAARFGNGSTQIYQKIIAALLEHSNMSQNNNDNDSDIDGDAEDKPEEMSNFCEEFYREQNIKKQLQKLGLIGNKGKPVTSPSSLPHSSSQATNENDEILEELVKCDAALSNLQEMNKNHLTILLQKCRERQSQQKKKNRLQKLDNQILNIKKQGNSQKKDGKTAQTRKEYENMRFLLDKRSKYLMRLQSYNTDPTKNDDSELSDEDE encoded by the coding sequence ATGTCTCCTAAAAAACAAACTCAACATGGTGAAGAACCAAGTGGTAGCAGAAAATTGGGTAGAAGAAGTAGAAAATCACATAAATCATTGTCATCTAATACCCCAACTACTAACAATACCAAAGCTGACTGTAAATCTACTACAAAAATTCAAGCAGTTGTTGATAAAAGAGTACTCTCGTTATCTATGTTAAAACCTACTCAAATTAACAGTGGTTCAGCAGTGTGGTATGTAACAAGTCAAGAAGAACCTGatgatattgaaaaattaattacagaAGATGTATTTGACAACATACAATGGGAATGTGAAAATATGTTATCTGGTATAATTGTACGCaaaagacaaataaaaaatgttaccaATTTGATTTCTTCTGTGCAAAAAACTGGTTCTCAAAATAATGTAGAAAATAACTCTGAACAACCTATGATTGTAGCAAAAGTGAATGCAAAAATATTTCACGATGATGAATGTTCTTCAAACTTAAACAGTGTTGAATATGAATATGATTCCTCTGAAAATGAGCTACCTCCTGCTGCTGAATCAGCAAAAAGATTTTGGTCATtagttaaacattatattgcTGATGTAAGAGAAGAAGACCTCAAATGGTTAGAAGATTTGGTTATGTCTTATGACTCTAAACTTGATAAAATACCACCTTTAGGTGAACATTATACAAAACGCTGGGTGAAGgaagaattaaaaatgcaaaatcaACAGGCTTCAAGCTCTCATCAGCCAAATATTAAAACTAGACTAGCTGATCGAGTATCCCCTGATGTGGTAGAACTAATTAACAGAGCTAATAACGCTGCACGCTTTGGTAATGGATCAACACAAATATACCAAAAAATTATTGCAGCTCTTTTAGAACATTCAAATATGTCtcaaaataacaatgataacgATAGTGATATTGATGGTGATGCTGAAGACAAACCAGAAGAAATGAGCAATTTTTGTGAAGAATTTTATAgggaacaaaatattaaaaaacaactgCAGAAATTAGGATTGATTGGTAATAAAGGCAAGCCAGTGACATCACCTTCAAGTTTACCTCATTCCTCATCACAAGCTACAAATGAGAATGATGAAATTTTAGAAGAGTTAGTTAAATGTGATGCTGCTTTAAGTAATTTACAAGAAATGAACAAAAatcatttaactatattattacaaaaatgccGTGAACGTCAGTctcaacaaaagaaaaaaaatagactcCAAAAACTGGATAATcagattttaaacataaaaaaacaaggcaattcacaaaaaaaagatGGGAAGACTGCACAAACGAGAAAAGAATATGAAAACATGagatttttattagataaacgCAGTAAGTACCTTATGCGGTTGCAATCGTATAATACAGATCCTACTAAAAATGATGATTCTGAATTAAGTGATGAAGACGAATGA